In the Microtus ochrogaster isolate Prairie Vole_2 chromosome 21, MicOch1.0, whole genome shotgun sequence genome, NNNNNNNNNNNNNNNNNNNNNNNNNNNNNNNNNNNNNNNNNNNNNNNNNNNNNNNNNNNNNNNNNNNNNNNNNNNNNNNNNNNNNNNNNNNNNNNNNNNNNNNNNNNNNNNNNNNNNNNNNNNNNNNNNNNNNNNNNNNNNNNNNNNNNNNNNNNNNNNNNNNNNNNNNNNNNNNNNNNNNNNNNNNNNNNNNNNNNNNNNNNNNNNNNNNNNNNNNNNNNNNNNNNNNNNNNNNNNNNNNNNNNNNNNNNNNNNNNNNNNNNNNNNNNNNNNNNNNNNNNNNNNNNNNNNNNNNNNNNNNNNNNNNNNNNNNNNNNNNNNNNNNNNNNNNNNNNNNNNNNNNNNNNNNNNNNNNNNNNNNNNNNNNNNNNNNNNNNNNNNNNNNNNNNNNNNNNNNNNNNNNNNNNNNNNNNNNNNNNNNNNNNNNNNNNNNNNNNNNNNNNNNNNNNNNNNNNNNNNNNNNNNNNNNNNNNNNNNNNNNNNNNNNNNNNNNNNNNNNNNNNNNNNNNNNNNNNNNNNNNNNNNNNNNNNNNNNNNNNNNNNNNNNNNNNNNNNNNNNNNNNNNNNNNNNNNNNNNNNNNNNNNNNNNNNNNNNNNNNNNNNNNNNNNNNNNNNNNNNNNNNNNNNNNNNNNNNNNNNNNNNNNNNNNNNNNNNNNNNNNNNNNNNNNNNNNNNNNNNNNNNNNNNNNNNNNNNNNNNNNNNNNNNNNNNNNNNNNNNNNNNNNNNNNNNNNNNNNNNNNNNNNNNNNNNNNNNNNNNNNNNNNNNNNNNNNNNNNNNNNNNNNNNNNNNNNNNNNNNNNNNNNNNNNNNNNNNNNNNNNNNNNNNNNNNNNNNNNNNNNNNNNNNNNNNNNNNNNNNNNNNNNNNNNNNNNNNNNNNNNNNNNNNNNNNNNNNNNNNNNNNNNNNNNNNNNNNNNNNNNNNNNNNNNNNNNNNNNNNNNNNNNNNNNNNNNNNNNNNNNNNNNNNNNNNNNNNNNNNNNNNNNNNNNNNNNNNNNNNNNNNNNNNNNNNNNNNNGAGTTTGTGCACTGCTGGAAGTCAAAGACATAAACATCTGGGTCAGACAGACCTGTAGAAGGGGACACGGAGGGCAAGGTTTCTAAGTCTTCAAGGCCCATCGTGAGGAAAACCTACCACAGCGTCCATTGCTCACACCCATCTCTGCCCTCACGACACAGGagcactgtgagttccaggccagcttaggATACACAGTGACATACCGACTAGAAAATCCACCCTCCCCGCCAAACAAAATTCCACATCAACTGATATCCACTCCCACTTCCAAATAAAAACGAATAGTTCCTGGTTTCCCACTCCTCATGACTATTCCTTACATAACCATTGCTTCTTCTCCGTTTCTCACAGAATTTAAACACGAACACATCAGTATACATTTATGTTTTATCTCCAGGAAGGGTTACTATAATGCTTTAAGTACAGCAGGCATGGGAATTTGTCTAAATTCAACATCTGTTTGTATGTTACCAGTAAAACAGGATACAGAGGGGACGGCTacaactttaactttttttttttttttttggtttttcgagacagggtttctctgtagctttggtgcctgtcctggaactagctcttctagaccaggctggtctcgaatttacagagatccgcctgcctctgcctcccaagtgctgggattaaaggcgtgcgccaccaccacccggctacaacTTTAACTTTTATGCCCATCAAACTCCTCCTAGGTATGTCCAGAAATACTTGATGTATGTAGAGGGTACTTGTTTTGTGCCTCATTGGAAAGAAAGCACAGCCCTGGCGCGGGAAGAACTAGAGCAGGCACTTCGGGAATTCTACTAACTCTTCCTGACTTGCTGTAAAGGTTTAGCCACTCCCAGTGTTTCTCGTGACTAATGGTAGTGACTTAAGTCAGACACTGAAACCTCCCTCTGACTATATGACCTTCATCAAACTGGTCaccagggctgcagagaaggctcagcggttgagagctcTGCTGCTCTTCCAAGCACCCggcttcaattcccagaacccacatgacagctcacagccgtctaactccggttccaggggacctgaaacCCTCATAcaacagacatacctgcaggctaACTGGTTATCAGTCTTAAGTCTCAGGTTGATAGgtccacccccaaccccaccaccCCCCGCGGCCAGCCCAATCCACAGGAGCTGCTCCTCCCACTGGGAGAGTGGGGCGGATGTGTACTAGATAGTACTGCACTGAGATGTGAAAACAAGTAAGAAGGGCAAAGCAGAcacaatataattaatataacgTCAGGGAAGCCTGCTTAGCGGGCCACAACTCTCTCCTAAATGGTCATCACAGCCCCAATCCTTGGAAGACTCACCGTCACCCCATATTTGAGAGCTAGTCCAGCCAGGGTATCTCCAGGCTTCAGCTGATGCTCCAGGCGTCTTTCCCTCACTGGGGAGCAGGACGATTGTACCAGGCTTCCATAAGAACGAGCACGGCTCCCTTGCAGCAGCCCTGACCCCCCGAGTGGGGGCTGTCTAGAGGGAGAAGCCATCTCCTCGGGATGCCAAGACCTACGGTCACAACTGAGGAAAGCCTGGCTCAGTGGCCAACAGTGAGAGCCGAACGCAAGGAATAGATATTCAGGGAATTCCTTTTCCGTTCTCTCGTCTCTCTTCAGTCTCCTCGCTCTCGAGAGACTACATCggtcttcctcctctttctgctgcTTACCGAGCGAGCACGGGGTCACAGCCCGTACCCGAAGGTTGCCAGACCGGTTACATCTCTCCTTCCTCAAGCCCCTTACTCATAAATATCTTGCCTGAGTTGTCAGTCGCTGCCCCCCTCGACTTTCGACGCCCCCCTCCAACTCCTCGCAAGCCTGATCTCTGACCTCTGAACCCTAGACTCCCTCACCAACACGCTTCCCTCAGTGTGCCCCCACCTCCCGCAGCCAGGCCGCCGGAAGCGCCCCCATCCTCTCGGCTCCAAATCAGGCCCACCCCAGGTGAGTTGTGGCTGCGGGCGCTGAGCCTGAGGACTGCGAGAGTTCGCAGTACACAGTCCACTGAGACTCCCGAAACCTCACTCCACATCGGGGTGTCCCACCCCGAAACGCCGGCTCCGCATTCAGGCTCCTGGTCTCCAAACACCTGGATCCTTCGAGATGCGCGGGCCTGTATTCAGGTGAACGGTAAGCTCTtcgaaaaataggaaaaaataataactaaaagaCTTCATTTCCCAAGAGGCAAAGCGTCCTCAGTGCGTCAGAGGAAATGCAGGCCCCCTCAGGGCGCTGGAGGCGGGTCTTCCGGCTCGCGCGGTGCATGCGTGGAAATGCATCCTCGGAAGTACAGGCTCAACCTgaaaaagacaggaagcagagaaagcgaTACCCTACTCTTCCTACGGTGGCCTGAAGGAGAAGCGAAGTAGGAGAATTTATTATTTCTGGGACTCACAGTTGCGATGTCTTTCAAGAGGGAAGGGGACGACTGGAGTCAGCTCAATGTGCTAAAAGTAAGAAGCCCTAGTGTGAATCAGACCACGGTcaatggtggctcacgcctttaatcccagcacttgggaggcaaaagcagagtttgaggttcgaggccagcctggtctacacaactaGTTCTACGACAGCCAagaaggctatacagagaaaccctgtcgcgaaaaaccaaaaagagagggagggagggagggagNNNNNNNNNNNNNNNNNNNNNNNNNNNNNNNNNNNNNNNNNNNNNNNNNNNNNNNNNNNNNNNNNNNNNNNNNNNNNNNNNNNNNNNNNNNNNNNNNNNNggagagagggagagagggagagagagagagagagagagagagagagagagagagagagagagagactgtgagaCTGCCCAGCTTCAGCTGCACTGTTAGGGGACCAGAACTGAGTGATGCCTCCTTCTTACCCTATGGTCTGCATGGCCCCGTTCCATTTGACTCTTTATCCCTTTCATCCATCccacttcctcatttctcctgtcCTGCTCTCTGCAGAAACGACGGGTTGgagacttgctggccagctacaTCCCAGAGGATGAGGCGCTGATGCTGCGGGATGGACGGTGAGCCTGAAGGGTGGATCGAGCCTGGGTATTGCAATCAGAGGCTCAACAGACTTTTGTTACTGAGTAGTTCAGGAGTATGGTAGGATTCTTTGGTGGGAAGAGGCGATTGGAAGAGGCGGAGAGCAGGAGACCTGGGCGTTGGTGGAGTGCTTTGACAGGCAGAGCCCCTGCTCCAGCAGGAACAGCCCCACcgcctgctctggaactcacacGGGTTTATCATTCACTTCACTTCTCCTTTCCGTAGCTTTGCGTGTGCCATTTGCCCCCATCGCCCAGTACTGGACACCTTGGCCATGCTGACTGCCCACCGTGCAGGCAAGAAGCATCTGTCCAGTAAGTataggggaaggaggggagggaagaatgaTGGAAAATAAACTCTGAACTTTTAGTTTAGCAAACCCCCTGCTGTTGTGCTTTGCATCccctttgcttttcaggtctGAAGCTCTTCTATGGCAAAAAGCAGGCAGGCAAGGAAACAGAGCAAAATCCAAGGCAGCAGAAAGACCTGAAGACAGAAACGAAAGCTGAGGTGCGAGAGCGGGTCAGGTGTTCCGGCTGTATTGCGTGCTTCAGACCTGAAGGGACTTTTGCTCTCGCAGCTCTGATCTGTCTCTTTCTGCCCTAAATAGGCGCCTTTGCTAACCCAGACCCGATTGATCACGCAGAGTGCTCTGCACAGAGCTCCCCACTATAACAGCTGCTGCCGGAGGAAACACAGGTCTGTGGACTTGAACATCCGagtgggaaagggtagaaggaaGTAGATGCCTCTAAAGTTATTGCTCTCCAAAGTGTATTCTGAGCAATActaatatttattgtattgtggagatgtttaaagaaaaatgagggggagccgggcggtggtggcgcacgcctataatcccagcacttgggaggcagaggcaggcggatctctgtgagttcaaggccagcctggtctacaaagggagttcNNNNNNNNNNNNNNNNNNNNNNNNNNNNNNNNNNNNNNNNNNNNNNNNNNNNNNNNNNNNNNNNNNNNNNNNNNNNNNNNNNNNNNNNNNNNNNNNNNNNNNNNNNNNNNNNNNNNNNNNNNNNNNNNNNNNNNNNNNNNNNNNNNNNNNNNNNNNNNNNNNNNNNNNNNNNNNNNNNNNNNNNNNNNNNNNNNNNNNNNNNNNNNNNNNNNNNNNNNNNNNNNNNNNNNNNNNNNNNNNNNNNNNNNNNNNNNNNNNNNNNNNNNNNNNNNNNNNNNNNNNNNNNNNNNNNNNNNNNNNNNNNNNNNNNNNNNNNNNNNNNNNNNNNNNNNNNNNNNggtgccctcttctggcctgcagacatacacacagacagaatattgtatacataattaataaatatttttaaaaaaagaaagaaaaatgatagctTGACTCTTAAGATAAATTTTAGAAAGTGGAGACTAGTAACattgaactgggcagtggtggcacatgcctttaatcccagcactcggtggcggaggcaggcagatctctgtgagttcaaggccattctggtctacagagtgagttccacgtcAGCCCTGGgtgcatagtaagaccctgtccagTCTCAGTTCAGGAGCTCAGCTCAGGAAGCACTGCTCTGAGGGCTTGGGAGGCACGGCAGCTGCTGCTTTCCTTCAATGCATTGCAAGACTTGGGTTCTTCTCTACACAGACCGGAAGCCCCTGCTCCCTCTGTCTCCAGTTCTCCTTTGCCAGCCCCAGAGGTTGGACTCCAGAGTACAAAGATCAGTAGGGAACCCGAACCTAAGGCAGGATCGCATGCCAAAGAGTCATCTGCTCCCGTGAGCCCCACGAAACGACGAATCCTGAACCATTACCTTACTCTTCGAAGGTTAGTCTGCCAATCACATTCTTCGGATTGCCTTCATTTTTCCCTGACCCACCCTTTTCAAACCAAtccagctgcttttttttttaatcaccagcaactttctatttaaattacatttatttatttatttatgttggggTATACTTGTGTAAGTCAGAGGGTGACCTATGGGGGTTGGTCCTTtctttctaccctgtgggtcccGGGGTTGGGACTCAGCACCGTGAACCTTATTCATAAAATTCTtctctgctgggcggtggtgacacacacctttaatcccagcacttgggaggcagagaatgatgtaggattctcctctgtatgctgtgaatatgttttattacctaagtggttaatgaataaagctgtttccgtcagtggcttagcagagcaaagccaggccagaaattcagagagagagagagagagagagagagagagagagagagagagagagagagagagaaggcggagtcagggagacactgtgtaactgctgaaggagaaagatgcctacTGCCTACCAGTGGGCCACAGCCGTGTGATACATAgcttgatagaaatgggttaatttaagatgtaagagctagctagaaatacacctgagacATTGGctaaacagtgctgtaattaatatagtttctttgtgattattcggatctgggtggccaagaaacgaatgagcagtctccgcctacagaagcaggtgaatctctgagtttgaggccagcctggtctacagaagcgagtgagtgccaggacagactccagagctacactgagaaaccctgtctcgataaacaaacaaaccaaaagaccTCTCTCCTGACCCATTGTCTTTTCTCTGATGTTTCCAGCTCGGGATGGGTCCCAGATGGACAAGGCCGATGGATAAAAGATGAGAATGTTGAATTTGACTCGGATGAGGAAGAGCCCCCTGACCTCCCCGTGGACTAACAacccctttccccatctcttccacAGATAAACTGTAGTTGTTCTGGGAGCCTAATGGTCCTTGTTCGACCTTAGGATTTCAAATCTGTTCATCTCAGCCTGGCCACTCCTTTCCTGCAGTGTCCATGGCTCCATactctgacccctcccccactctctacCAAAGCCTTGCCAAGCGTCAGCTGCATTCAGCCTGGTGCCCTATTAATAAGTCTGTCAGGAGGAGGTCCCTGCCCTTCCTGTAGTCtgactccctccccacctccaccctcagtCCCTTTCCTTCAGCTCACATGTGGATGGCCAATGGGCACGGGAGCTCTGGCCACCTCTGTCTGCAGAGAGCACTGCGACCAAGTGCCCTGGGAAAAGACTGAAGCCTTTGGCAGATTTATGGGGAACACAAGGAACAGAGCTCTCCCTCCTCCTAGTAACCTGACCCTCCCTGCCTGCTGATCCCCAGAGTATAAATAATCCCTTGATGAACTGGCAGTAACCCTTGAGGGGTAGCGCCAAGATTGccaccccaacccaaggaaggagACAGGCGGCGTGAACAAAAGGGATTTTATttacaggaaagggaagagagatgagGACTTATGTGTCCAGGGCTCTCATCTCGTTAGCAAAAGGAAGGGTGACGCTATCTTTTCTTTTGCTGGCGACCTATAAAGGGAGAATGGTGACACAGCTTCATCTCTTGTTTTGGCAAGGGTgtgtttctcttcccctttccttagACTATAAACTGCTGCCCCATGCCACCTGAGGGGCCTGTCCCATGTTAACAACAAATCAAGAACACACTGGAAAATAAGAGGACGTGTTTCTGGGCGGTACTGTCATGCCGAGCTCCCACCCGCTTCTCTACAGATGTGTGCTGGGGGAAGATGGACTTTGTATCTGTTTCTCACTCACTCCTCTCCGCATGTGTGCCAGCTACCCAAGCCTCCGTCACTAAGTCTGTTTTCAGTGTCCACCTCGGCACTTGCCCTCGTCTCTACACGGGCTCCACAGCTACTTACGCAGCTCGTTGTTCCGGGTCATGGCCTGGGCCGCCCGAGCTCGTGGTCCCTGTTGTGTAAAGTGGTACCCGAAGCGCACAATAGAGGGACACTGCTCTAACACAGTGGCCATTTCCATCTCCACTGCATCACCAGGCCATTGGCgctgaggagagaggcagaagctgtcaGAAACCTATGGTTCTTCAGCCCAGCCACAGGCCTCCGGGAAGTTAAGAGGCTTGTTTCTCTAGAGTAGGTGAAGGGAGTGTTGGTCCCCTTTCTGCCCAATAAGCCGCCCAGGGAGGAACTCAGTGGGTGTTAGCTGGATGAGTGACCCTGGGGAAGGATTGCTGACCTGGTTATCTACACGGAGCTCGGTAAGAGTGGCGTTCTCCCGAACTGCCTTCAGCACAGCCATGAGCCCTGTGCTGCTGATGAAGTTGGATTCAATGTTCAGGCTCTGGAGACTACGGTTCTCACGCAACATGTCAGCTACCGCCTGGGTGGTAGGGACTTATGTTAGGGTTGGGGACAGGTTTGTAGGTGactgaggagaggcagaaggggagCAAGGGGAGCAGGAGGGACACAGCCCTTTGCAGTTCCCTGAGGAGCCAGGGTTGGGGAGTTGGTGAAAGCGTgaaggttaagatcactggcggGATCGAGGCTACTAGAGAAGGTTGTTTTTGGGGGGAAATGCCTTGGAACTTCAGAGTTGTGAGCCAGAGAGATAAGGGTACGGGATCTCTGAGGGCTGCCATATAACTCATGATGGGAACAGCACCCCCTAGTGTGACCAGAAAGACAGCTCTTGCCAGGAGTGCATGGCAGGGTATGGGAAGAGGACTGGGGACAGCAGCCAGCCTTACATTGGCGATGGGGTCACCACTCTTTGTGGCCACCAGACTGAAGCTCCGGACATAGGTGTTAGTCTTCATTGCTTCACATAACTCACTGAGCACGGGTATCGGGATGTCCTAAGGGACACAGGATGGGGACTAAAGATCCTCATGCCTCCACAGCTATTCCTGCTACGATTTGGGGATGGGAGTCAAATACCTGTATGTTATTGAGGTTCACTTCCTCCAGCTCTTTGTCATTACTCCGCACTCTCTTTAGCATTTCCTCAATGTTTGTGGGATTTGGGGGTTCATCTGGTACTGGCTTATACTTGTCAGGCTGTACCACACCTGGTGGGGATAAGAGCCGAGAGGGAACCCCAACATATCCCTTACTCCATCTCCCCACTGGCTCTCTAAACCTTCATGCAGCATGTCTCCCACTGGAGCCTCCTCAGCCCCCGGAGCTCAAGGGGTCGGGGGGCATGCTCCCCCAGCACACTCACTGCTAATGCCTTCGGTGTTACAGATCTCCCCGCTGCAGATGGCATCGTAGTATTGCTTGTTGCTCATCAGTGTGTACATGCCCAGGATGGCTGGTGAGGGTAAGCAGAGGGACATGGCAGTTAAGGCACCTGCCACaggcctgcctcctgcctcctgcctctctcctgaagCAGTTCTACAGCCTGAGTCCACTCTTGCAGAGTTTCTCACCCTCCCTCAGCTCCAGGAGTCTCTTCCATGCACCTGCCTTGGAGTGATTTCTAGAATCTGAGAGGGCTCGGGGAGCCCCTTGGGGAGCCGCTAGAGGGTGAGGCCTGTCTGCAGACAAGATCCTCTGCTGCTTTCAGCCAGAGAGTTCCACCCTCATCTGCCTTCACGATCTCTGGAAGGTTACTCCTGGGATGTTaacttattaaattaaaaaaaaaaaaagaatgagccagtgtacaagcaaacaaataaaagttaaaaaccacTGCCTT is a window encoding:
- the Scnm1 gene encoding sodium channel modifier 1 isoform X1, with amino-acid sequence MSFKREGDDWSQLNVLKKRRVGDLLASYIPEDEALMLRDGRFACAICPHRPVLDTLAMLTAHRAGKKHLSSLKLFYGKKQAGKETEQNPRQQKDLKTETKAEAPLLTQTRLITQSALHRAPHYNSCCRRKHRPEAPAPSVSSSPLPAPEVGLQSTKISREPEPKAGSHAKESSAPVSPTKRRILNHYLTLRSSGWVPDGQGRWIKDENVEFDSDEEEPPDLPVD
- the Tmod4 gene encoding tropomodulin-4, with product MSSYQKELEKYRDIDEDEILRTLSPEELEQLDCELQEMDPENMLLPAGLRQRDQTKKSPTGPLDRDALLQYLEQQALEVKERDDLVPFTGEKKGKPYIQPKREIPAEEQITLEPELEEALSHATDAEMCDIAAILGMYTLMSNKQYYDAICSGEICNTEGISSVVQPDKYKPVPDEPPNPTNIEEMLKRVRSNDKELEEVNLNNIQDIPIPVLSELCEAMKTNTYVRSFSLVATKSGDPIANAVADMLRENRSLQSLNIESNFISSTGLMAVLKAVRENATLTELRVDNQRQWPGDAVEMEMATVLEQCPSIVRFGYHFTQQGPRARAAQAMTRNNELRRQQKKR
- the Scnm1 gene encoding sodium channel modifier 1 isoform X2, whose product is MLRDGRFACAICPHRPVLDTLAMLTAHRAGKKHLSSLKLFYGKKQAGKETEQNPRQQKDLKTETKAEAPLLTQTRLITQSALHRAPHYNSCCRRKHRPEAPAPSVSSSPLPAPEVGLQSTKISREPEPKAGSHAKESSAPVSPTKRRILNHYLTLRSSGWVPDGQGRWIKDENVEFDSDEEEPPDLPVD